One Streptomyces sp. SAI-135 DNA segment encodes these proteins:
- a CDS encoding AAA family ATPase, whose protein sequence is MSSDSGARTAFAERLALLYREAGNPPLKRVSEGVGRLQRVDERGRPVRVSAQRISDWRRARNVPAQFTALAAVLHILIPEARRISPTPVSAGLYDLGQWQRLWERALAPDEDEGPQPEPPAGVCPYRGLASYRQEDARWFFGRERSTEALVRLLRSAAGTGTGGLVMLVGASGAGKSSLLNAGLVTALEEGALGGADPRVVQFVPGADPLTELTGRIPELKTVLSAARADGPDIDRPPEFAHAVREAVASWAQHEAATARPVVIVDQFEEAFTLCADDSDRRTFVQALHAMCTPAGPDTPAPALVLLGIRADFYERCLDHPELADALQHRHMVLGPLTDTELREAVAGPARAVGLELEPGLAELIVREVSADGPRGAHDAGVLPLLSHALLATWQRRKAGRLTLAGYRAAGGIQGAVAATAERAWSALDPAARTAARLLLLRLVRLGEDTQATRRRGTRRQLAAESTDPDKTEESLEALVRARLVTLDAESVEITHEALLTAWPRLREWIDEDRSDHLLRQRIEEDGRFWEGSNRDSSLLYRGSRLEQARAWAKSAGDTYLTRSAVEFLAASVRLRRRSVLIARGAVAALVVLALVAVGSAVVAWQQRNDAVFEQVVAEADRVQSTDPSLSARIDLVAHRLRPDDEGTNTRLISIVNAPLATPLTGHTGAVYLTSFSPDGKLLATAGYDRTVRLWDVSDRRRPKALGEPLVGGTSWVSSAVFSPDGQTLASAGDDGTIRRWDLADPRHPKPLGPPLTGHDGTIYLIAFSPDGRTLASAGEDRTVRLWNTSGTQEPPVVLTGAGAAERSVAWSPDGHTLAAGGDDNTVRLWNTGDPRHPRTYDRVLKGHTGLVHSVAFSPDGTELASGSADDTVRLWDVRDPADPGPIGSPLTGHTGPVWSVAFSPDGSKLAAASADSTASLWNVSDPAYPSQVGEPLAGSSGEMYALGFSPDGRTLATGSGDSKVRLWSIPAGDLVGSSGAFRRDGDVLATAGRDGRIRLWNVTDPDRPVALGRPFTPVVRDPFSQVLFSPDGRTLAVLTTGRVQLWNVTDLAHPVPHGPALVLHSRFMGPDALAFSPDGRTLATAYDSRSLQLWDVTDPAHPVSHGPIAGHRGYIDSLVFSPDGRTLASGSADGTIRLWRVTDPARPALLRKPLTGHTGPVNVLVFSPDGHTLASGGDDDTVRLWDVSDPRHAERTGAALTGHSEAVVSLTYSRDGATLASGGHDNTVRLWDVADPSAAGPIGQSMSPSARTGSFLSFSPGRRMLGVSSGADTIRLWDLDVDNAIDRVCATTANVLTRETWEEYLPRLSYDPPCD, encoded by the coding sequence TTGAGCTCCGACTCAGGAGCACGCACGGCCTTCGCGGAGCGTCTCGCCCTGTTGTACAGAGAGGCAGGTAATCCGCCCCTCAAGCGCGTGTCCGAGGGCGTCGGCCGGCTCCAGCGTGTGGACGAGCGCGGACGCCCCGTCCGGGTCTCCGCTCAGCGCATCAGCGACTGGCGCCGGGCCCGGAACGTGCCCGCTCAGTTCACCGCCCTCGCGGCCGTACTGCACATCCTCATTCCCGAAGCCCGGCGGATCAGTCCCACCCCCGTCTCGGCCGGTCTGTACGACCTCGGCCAGTGGCAGCGGCTGTGGGAGCGCGCGCTGGCGCCGGACGAGGACGAAGGTCCCCAGCCCGAGCCGCCCGCCGGGGTCTGCCCGTACCGCGGCCTCGCCTCCTACCGGCAGGAGGACGCCCGCTGGTTCTTCGGCCGGGAACGCAGCACGGAGGCCCTCGTCAGGCTGCTCCGCTCGGCGGCCGGGACCGGCACCGGCGGTCTGGTGATGCTCGTGGGCGCCTCGGGCGCGGGCAAGTCCTCGCTGCTCAACGCGGGCCTGGTGACCGCCCTGGAGGAGGGCGCGCTCGGCGGCGCGGACCCCAGGGTCGTCCAGTTCGTGCCGGGCGCCGATCCGCTCACGGAGCTGACCGGCCGCATACCCGAGCTGAAAACTGTCCTGTCCGCCGCGAGGGCCGACGGACCGGACATCGACCGTCCCCCCGAATTCGCGCACGCCGTCCGGGAAGCGGTCGCCTCGTGGGCTCAGCACGAGGCCGCCACCGCCCGGCCCGTTGTGATCGTCGACCAGTTCGAGGAGGCGTTCACCCTCTGCGCGGACGACTCGGACAGACGCACGTTCGTCCAGGCGCTGCACGCCATGTGCACCCCCGCCGGCCCGGACACCCCCGCACCCGCCCTCGTCCTGCTGGGCATCCGCGCCGACTTCTACGAGCGCTGCCTGGACCACCCCGAGCTCGCCGACGCGCTCCAGCACCGGCACATGGTGCTCGGGCCGCTCACCGACACGGAACTGCGCGAGGCCGTGGCGGGCCCGGCAAGGGCCGTAGGCCTCGAGCTGGAGCCGGGGCTCGCGGAACTGATCGTGCGCGAGGTGAGCGCCGACGGTCCGCGCGGGGCGCACGACGCGGGCGTGCTGCCGTTGCTCTCGCACGCCCTGCTCGCGACCTGGCAGCGCCGCAAGGCGGGCCGGCTGACCCTGGCCGGCTACCGCGCGGCCGGCGGTATCCAGGGTGCGGTCGCGGCGACCGCCGAGCGGGCCTGGTCCGCTCTGGACCCGGCGGCCCGCACGGCGGCCCGGCTGCTCCTGCTGCGCCTGGTGCGGCTCGGCGAGGACACCCAGGCCACCCGCCGGCGCGGCACCCGGCGCCAGCTCGCCGCCGAGTCGACGGACCCGGACAAGACGGAGGAGTCCCTCGAGGCGCTGGTGCGGGCCCGTCTGGTGACGCTGGACGCGGAGAGCGTGGAGATCACCCACGAGGCCCTGCTGACGGCGTGGCCGCGCCTGCGCGAGTGGATCGACGAGGACCGCAGCGACCATCTGCTGCGCCAGCGCATCGAGGAGGACGGCCGCTTCTGGGAGGGCTCCAACCGCGACTCCTCGCTGCTGTACCGGGGATCGCGCCTCGAACAGGCCCGCGCCTGGGCCAAGTCGGCCGGGGACACCTATCTGACGCGCAGCGCGGTGGAGTTCCTCGCCGCCTCGGTCCGGCTGCGGCGGCGCTCGGTCCTGATCGCCCGGGGCGCGGTGGCGGCGCTGGTCGTCCTCGCGCTGGTGGCCGTCGGTTCGGCGGTGGTCGCCTGGCAGCAGCGCAACGACGCCGTGTTCGAGCAGGTCGTCGCGGAGGCGGACCGCGTCCAGTCCACGGACCCGTCGCTGTCCGCCCGCATCGACCTGGTCGCACACCGTCTGCGGCCCGACGACGAGGGCACCAACACCCGCCTGATCTCCATCGTCAACGCCCCGCTGGCCACCCCGCTCACCGGTCACACCGGTGCCGTGTACCTGACCTCGTTCAGCCCGGACGGAAAGCTCCTCGCCACCGCCGGCTACGACCGGACCGTCCGGCTGTGGGACGTCAGCGACCGCCGCCGGCCCAAGGCCCTGGGCGAACCCCTCGTGGGCGGCACGAGCTGGGTGAGCAGCGCGGTCTTCAGCCCGGACGGCCAGACCCTGGCCAGTGCCGGCGACGACGGGACGATCCGGCGCTGGGACCTCGCCGACCCACGTCACCCGAAACCGCTGGGCCCTCCCCTGACCGGCCACGACGGCACCATCTACCTGATCGCGTTCAGCCCGGACGGACGCACCCTGGCCTCCGCCGGCGAGGACCGCACCGTACGGCTGTGGAACACGAGCGGCACGCAGGAGCCGCCGGTCGTGCTGACCGGGGCCGGGGCCGCCGAGCGGTCCGTGGCGTGGAGCCCCGACGGGCACACGCTCGCCGCCGGCGGTGACGACAACACGGTGAGGCTGTGGAACACCGGCGATCCCCGGCACCCCCGGACGTACGACAGGGTGCTCAAGGGACACACCGGTCTGGTGCACTCGGTCGCCTTCAGCCCGGACGGGACCGAGCTGGCCAGCGGCAGCGCGGACGACACCGTCCGGCTGTGGGACGTGCGCGACCCCGCCGACCCGGGGCCGATCGGCTCGCCGCTCACCGGGCACACCGGTCCCGTCTGGTCCGTGGCCTTCAGCCCCGACGGGAGCAAGCTCGCCGCCGCCAGCGCGGACAGCACGGCGAGCCTGTGGAACGTGAGCGACCCGGCGTACCCCTCACAGGTCGGCGAGCCCCTCGCCGGGAGCAGCGGGGAGATGTACGCGCTGGGCTTCAGCCCCGACGGCCGTACGCTCGCGACCGGCAGCGGCGACAGCAAGGTGCGTCTGTGGTCGATCCCGGCGGGGGACCTGGTGGGCAGCAGCGGGGCGTTCCGGCGGGACGGCGACGTGCTCGCCACGGCCGGGCGGGACGGGCGGATCCGGCTGTGGAACGTGACGGACCCGGACCGGCCCGTGGCCTTGGGCAGGCCGTTCACCCCTGTGGTGCGCGACCCGTTCTCCCAGGTGCTGTTCTCCCCCGACGGCCGCACGCTCGCGGTGCTCACCACCGGCCGGGTCCAGCTGTGGAACGTCACCGACCTCGCCCACCCCGTCCCGCACGGTCCGGCGCTCGTCCTGCACTCCCGGTTCATGGGCCCCGACGCCCTGGCGTTCAGCCCGGACGGACGCACCCTGGCCACCGCCTACGACAGCCGCAGCCTCCAGCTGTGGGACGTCACCGACCCGGCCCACCCGGTCTCGCACGGCCCGATCGCCGGCCACCGGGGGTACATCGACAGCCTCGTCTTCAGCCCGGACGGCCGGACCCTGGCCAGCGGCAGCGCGGACGGCACGATCCGGCTGTGGAGGGTGACGGACCCGGCCCGTCCGGCCCTGCTCCGCAAGCCGCTCACCGGGCACACCGGACCCGTCAACGTGCTCGTCTTCAGTCCGGACGGGCACACCCTGGCCAGCGGCGGCGACGACGACACGGTCCGGCTGTGGGACGTGAGCGACCCCCGGCACGCCGAGCGGACGGGAGCGGCGCTCACCGGGCACAGCGAGGCGGTCGTGTCGCTGACCTACAGCCGCGACGGCGCCACGCTGGCCAGCGGCGGCCACGACAACACGGTCCGGCTCTGGGACGTGGCCGACCCGTCCGCGGCCGGCCCCATCGGACAGTCGATGAGTCCCAGCGCCAGGACCGGCAGCTTCCTCTCCTTCAGCCCCGGCCGGCGGATGCTCGGCGTCTCCAGCGGGGCGGACACCATCCGGCTGTGGGACCTGGACGTCGACAACGCCATCGACCGCGTCTGCGCCACTACTGCGAACGTTCTGACCCGCGAGACCTGGGAGGAGTACCTGCCGCGGCTCTCGTACGATCCTCCGTGCGACTGA